The Salvelinus sp. IW2-2015 unplaced genomic scaffold, ASM291031v2 Un_scaffold845, whole genome shotgun sequence nucleotide sequence TAGGAGGAGATGGACCCAATGCTGAGCCAGCGTGACAGAGGAAGTTAGAGACGCTAGCaagaaccacaacacacacactctactgcaAGAACCACTGGGTTGAAGTTCTGGAGCAACTTTATCACTAGCACTAACATGTGCATGTTCTTCTAGAGATGCTGTCACTTATATAACACCAGGACCAAGAATCATAGTGATCTAGGGAGTAGAGTAGgactgtgtccatgtgtgtgtgtgtttgtatgtgtgtttgcgtgtttgtttgtgtgtgcgtactTGTCAATtgaacaccactttttttacacCGCTCCTCACCCTCTATGCTAATCATTTTTCCttctgctctctcacacacacacacacacacaaagattcaGGCATGCATGTTAGACTTTGATTCTATAGCTGGGACCATGAGCTATTGGACCAGGCCTGCGTCATTCTGACCCCTACAGCCTATTTGGTCGACTCCAGATTGCTCCAGTCCACTACAGACCGCCAAAGATCACCACAGAGCATTTACTGTGAGTCCATTACAAACTATTTCCAACAAGTTTAGACCAATTCAGAAACAGTTTCAGTCCACCTCAGCGCTCCTCATTGAGGCTGGAAGAAGCACCGGTAGCTCTGGTAGGGTCTGTGCCAGagtgttttaatgtgtgtgttttcttcgaGGCAATCAGTAAATAATCCATTGTGTTTGAGCGTGTACCTCCAATCAGGTTTgtggagtaacggattacaaaaCAACTGTAACTGGAATACGTTACGAtaccagaaaaaatattgtaatcagattacagattacTTCtaagattacttttaaattcagaaaggatgtgaCAAAAAATTGTATTTGACACCTTTCTgatttctcaatgacattcaaatcaacattgaaaaaaggtgcaagtttaagtttgttccacctgagcgagtctgaccacaagtcagagaccaataGGATGACACACCAAGTGCGTTTGATGGATcgagggaaaagagcaggaataggcttttgtaggctacagtccaagctacaGAATGtgttccaatggtgcgactgctgtcggcatccaaagattatccaacttgaataaacacttggaggtaaggatgacagcagtggtgtagcctacgggTAATACGGATATAACTTATTATTAATATCttcatagcgcattgatgtgaatcacactgctgctctctcaattagatatttgcgccttacgggttgtggttgttgtggatggctgttcacaaattaatacatgtaAGTGTATTTCAACCCAATAATGATTGAACTCAAGAAATTTAAGCTGGTTTTAAATCATTGTTTTTGCGACCATACGAAAGCAACAGCTgcagtgcggatcccagcctacgAAATAGAATCTTGAGGGAGTTCCTCCCTTCTAAACTTCCCTGTGCTATTCTGCTCTATACtggcaaaaaaaaattgtcacttGCATAGTTTTTGGTAgttctcaaagcatgccattccgagagcagcatttattttttaactcaAAGCAATGAGCCCAAAGAGTCCTTCATGCCAACACAATCTTAAACAAGAGAGTAGGCTAATAAGTACTTTATTTTTGGATTATGCTCAGGAAAAACTATTTGGCTAATCCTCAgcgcattccgaaagtattcagtccccttgactttttcaacattttgttacattacagctatattatgaaattgattaaattactttttttccttatcaatctacacacaatacccaataatgacaaagagaaaacaggtttctagaaatgtttgcaaatgtattaaaaatagaaaacctAAATACCTTtagaagtattcaaaccctttgctctgaaactcgaaattgagctcaggtgcatcctgtttccattgatcatccttgagatgtttctacaacttgattggagtccacctgtggtaaattcaattgattggacatgatttggaaaggcacagacctgtctatataaagtcccacagttgccagtgcatgtcagagcaaacaccaatggatgcaaaaaccaagccatgatgtcaaaggaattgtccgtaacgttccgagacaggattgtatcgaggcacagatctggggaagggtactaaaaaatgtctgcacccggttgcgatgcagtgccttagaccgctgcaccactcgggaggccctcagAACAAGATTATTGACGAAAAACGCTAACCAGCACCTTTtcaggggaaagtaatctaaaagtaactgaaagtaatcagattatgttactgaatttgagtaatccaaaagttacgttactaaTAACAAGGTACAGGTAActaggtaactagtaactgtaatggattacatttagaaagtaacataCCCAACCTTGCCTTCAATGCAACACAAACATGTCAGAGCCTGTATCACTCAAACTAAAGGCCACGTGTATGACTAAGGCCAGTGTGTGAcctctgtgtgtatgtattttctgtctttgtgtccgCTGTGTTAGGCATGAACTCGCTTGAGCTGGCATTCGGAGAGACACAAACTGCtcaacacacatgaacacacacacatacgcacgcacgcacgcacacacacaccaacacacattgaacacaacacacacaaacacacacacacacacacacacacacacacacacacacacacacacacacacacacacacacacacacacacacaacacacacacacacacacacacacacacacacaatagtgagCAGTCTTGCTGTTTGCCTCCAtggcaaaccccccccccccccccacacagcctAAAAGAAGACCCAAAACATGCCGAAACATCTACAGATCAAAATAATCGCTACACAGTTACAACTCCATAATGACCAGTGTCCATATTGACATAGAGAGCCAGTACTGGCCCATTGTTGTGTTACGGATGATCTGGAGATGGCTAATGAACATCAGTGTTTAGACGAAAGAGACCAATCCAGTCTCCCACAGTCATCTAAACCACTTCTAAAGCCAGTGTCAGCCTAGAGGAGTACAGTGGTACTGTAAGATAAATGTCGATTGctctttcttacacacacacgtacacataaaCTAAGACAGGGGTAGAAACAACAGCTAACATCACATGAGCCGATAGTCAGCACCAATATATTGCTCAGAACTgggaaccgtgtgtgtgtgtgtggtgtgtgtgtgtggtgtgtgtgtgtgtgtgtgtgtggtgtggtgtgtgtgtgtgtgtgtggtgtgtgggtgtgtggtgtgtgtgtgtgtgtgtgtgtgtggtgtggtgtgtgcgtgtgtgtgtctataaagtaataaggactgtgtgtgtggggactGTGTGTCTGGTAAATCCAACAGGAATGTAAACCCTTGTCTCTCTCAGAGGAACTGGCGAAcagtgctgacacacacacacacactgtggacaCACACATCCGGCTGGATTCTGAGCGGCCTGTGTTTGCTGTTTTAAGCTCAAATAAAGTTTGGAGGACTTACACTGATGGTAAATAGGTGCTAGATCACCTACTCTGGTCCATTGTAACGccagaggacagtgtcactcCACTCCACTGGGCGACAAGTCTGTCACAAAACTGCACTGAACTCCTGTTTGTTACTAGCATGATAAGTGAGGTGTCTACCCATCATCTCTCTACGGCTGAAGCAGATACAGCCTATTACAAGGTTGAGATCCAGTTAAGTGAGACCCTCCTGAGTGAGGTGACCTTCAGTGCTCAGACAACGTTACATTACTGGCAAAGGACTTTAAGTACATTGAACTTTGCTCTTAACGCTAGCAGACAATGcttgaatgcacacacacacaccacacgtgtgTGCaccacacaaagaaacacacacactatacacgaAAACAACCACCACACTATACACGAAACACACCACATATACAccgaaacacacacatatacactgaacacCACATAATCACTGAAACACACCACATATACACTGAAACACACCACCTATACACCGAAGCACACCACATATACACGAAACACACCAACTAATACACTGAAACACAACCAGCATATACACCAAGCACACCACATATACACTGAAACACGACCAACATATACAccgaacagcacacacacatactacaccaaaacacacaacatatacaccaaacacaccacataTACACCAAAAACAACACCACATATACACCGAAGCACACCACATataacaccacaaacacaccacatatcaccgaaacacaccacacatatacacTGAACCACAACACATATGGCGGCAGACAGGCTAAAGCCTGTGTAGCTGGACGGAGTGTTGTGTTCTTTTGAAGCCTCACTATGAAAACATCCCTCAGCTTCacacacatttctgaacaaacacacagagctatgGAACGGGATAATTATCAGTTTAATACAAACCCCACATGCTCTACTAATCCTTCAAATACACTCTGAGGCCTATAAAAACACATAAAAACTCACGCAACGcacggacaccacacacacacacacacacacacacacacacacaccacacacacacacacacacaacacacacaacacacacacaacacacacacacacacacacacacacacacacacacagcccacaagaGAAATGGAATGACGACCTGCATCACCTTCTCAAAGAAAACACACTCCATGAAATATTGAGTGAACTATAGCAGTAAAGCGTTTCTCTTCATGGGACTCAGAGTTACACACACTGCTAGGAGAAGTAGGTCTGGGTACTTAAACATTTCCCTGCGTTAGCCACTCTGCTACCCGCCGCACATTACTCTGGCCCCCCAACACTCATCTGTCTGTTAACACTAGGGGCCTGGTGGACGAGCTGCGCACATGGCCCCTCGCTGTCGCTGTTcatggggggctgtgtgtgtgtgtgtgtcacagagcAGCTGTCACAGACTGGCGTAACATAAGCCCTTATTAGACTCCATTAGTCGTCAGTGAAACTAATAAGAGATTGTCAAATACACCCAAACATTCACACTACTCAcactgacaggagagagagtgagagagcgaaagagagagcgagagcgcagCAGGAGGTATTGCCTCACACTACCATTTGTCTGCCTTCCTTTTAAAGGAAAGGAGCTTCTCTCTGTTACCCTTGACACCAGAACTTGACCTATGAGATTGGCTTTGATCTTTCATTAAACTAAACATGACTCATTCATCCTTCCACTCACTCATCCATAGAATAGTGAATGCACAGAGAGTAGATCAATATCTTCACATAGCGCTCAACACAGCACTTTCCCAtctgaaaggagagaagaggagtagatGGTCTCTTGACGTGTCGGAGCTGTAGTCATTTCTTTGGGCTCCCACTGGAtccaacacacactatatcaccATATTATAATATCTTTAAACACCATATGATACAACGTCATCTTCTCCAGGCCTATTTCCCAGCCCTGCACCCGGGTCAAAACACCCAAAACACCAGCCCAGTAACCTTTCATGACCCAGTCCTCAGCAGCACACACCCTTCTCTCTgatatccccctctctccatggcctccaacagcagacacacacacagagaactatGATCCTTCCTCTGTTCTgatgaggtgagagaggaggagctcACTGATATACAGTAACTACTGCAAGCTGGTCCCTCTACCATATAAAACACAGAGCTCCTCTCTCAACCCTCATACACACATCCCGTATCTGGTTTCTAGTGGTAGAGCAAAGGCCAGAAATGGCCGACAGATATAAGGTGTGTGTACATATGCAGTAGATCAGGAGTTTACCACAGCTGAAACCACGCTTTCAAAACATTACAAGGTACTGTACACACTCAGAGCCTATGTTGAAGTTACTGTATATTTCAGCAATGGAGTGGGagggaggtgaaagagagagataaaataaaggggagagagagggggagaaagagagagataaaataaaggggagagagagggggtgaaagagagagataaaataaaggggagagagagggggagaaagaagtagaaaaagaaagaaggaaatgCATTCAGTGAACATTATGACGCTGTGTCTTACCTTGGCAGGAGCTCCCTCTGTCCTCATAGCCAACGTTACACAGACACTTCCCTATGGGCACTAGCCACTCCCCCTCTGTACTACAGTACATACGCGGTGGCTCCTCCTCCTTGGAGTGATTGACACAAGAGCCCTTCACCTCCACCAATGACTGAGAGTCCATGGGCACCGTGTCAGGGAAGGAGGCCAAGTTCCTCACAATGAATGGGCACTTCTTAAAGTAGACCCTGACTGACACCAGCGCCACACACGCCCCCACGTCCTGGAACGCCAGGTAGAAGCCCTTCTTGGTAACAGGCCCCACCTCCCGGACCTCCGTGTTGAGCTTCAGGATGCGGTCCCCCAGGTCCATCTGGGTGAAGCTCTCGTCTGCAGCGATGGTGTCGATCTTAGAGAACTGGTGTTCTCTGAAGTGACTGCCCTGGTCCTCATCTGTCTCCATGTACAGCAGGTTGAAGGTCTCCTTGcaggtccccaggaccagggggATGGAGTTACAGTCTCTCAGGGTGAACTTTAGCTCCACGTAGATCTTCTGGGCCGACTGGCGGGGGATCCAGTTGGTCCTCAGCCAGTTGTTCTGACTGTACTCCATCACGTTACACACCTGGAAGGTCCTGATGGGAGTGTAGTGCTCGTCTACTCCGCTGATCTCCTcccactgagaagagagagatggaggggggaggaaagagatggaggggggaggagagagatggaggggggaggaaagagaaTGAAGTAATTCATTTTCTAAACACACCAGGATACTCATACATCATGTAGTTTAGTCTCCCTGTCCCAGCGGTTAAACATTGAATCAAAGCTGTGATGAATAGGGAAACACTTGAACAATGGTTATTATTGTGGTTAAAGTGACACGTGTGATAATGTATGGCTTTAAATGCCATTATTCTCCATCAGAGTGAGTGGATAAATGAATGGATAAGTATTTCCTACACACAGAGGCCTGCTCTGGGTAAGAGGAACTTTAGTTTAATGATGAACGGAGAGTCTGTGTTTTCTATTACAATAATAGTGATTTATTTGGCAACCAACAGCATTATAATTTCTCTCCTTttaaccctctctttctctctctcaaggcCTCTACTAAAGCCAGGTATTCTTTTCATACACGTCTTCCACATATGGAAGTCTCTTTACAGCATTAGAGAGGACTCTTTCTCCTCTTCATTCCACAGAACTTTAGCTTCCACTCCTAAGAGGAGCCGCTACTCAGCTGCAATCCCTGGCACAAGGTTAGGAAcaaacttctccctctctctctgaaaggAGATCACTGTGGGATGTAGGAACCAGGATTTATACTATTATGACTTTATACCTTCATGTACAGCGATATGATGCAAATTAAAATAGATCAACTTTGACTCAGTGATTGCTCTTTCCACTAATACTGTCTTGGTATGACTTCCCTCTgggatgcacacacactggaatacacaaaaccacacacacaccacacacacacaacaaacacaacacaccacagacacttaCACGCACGCACtagcacggcacgcacgcacagcactgcactgcacgcacgcactgcacgcactgcacgcaccgcacgcacgc carries:
- the LOC112069014 gene encoding ephrin type-A receptor 3-like — protein: MDCKPRAKPILLFILLFILSFIRSALLTIHPSNEVNLLDSKASQGELGWISYPSHGWEEISGVDEHYTPIRTFQVCNVMEYSQNNWLRTNWIPRQSAQKIYVELKFTLRDCNSIPLVLGTCKETFNLLYMETDEDQGSHFREHQFSKIDTIAADESFTQMDLGDRILKLNTEVREVGPVTKKGFYLAFQDVGACVALVSVRVYFKKCPFIVRNLASFPDTVPMDSQSLVEVKGSCVNHSKEEEPPRMYCSTEGEWLVPIGKCLCNVGYEDRGSSCQGKTQRHNVH